The proteins below are encoded in one region of Legionella antarctica:
- the rdgB gene encoding RdgB/HAM1 family non-canonical purine NTP pyrophosphatase, with translation MKEIILATSNSGKIKEFQYLLAPVQCIAQNTLGIPSPEENGLSFIENALIKARHASLLANKPALADDSGLVVTALNGEPGIFSSRYAGVDATDQDNIDLLLANMAHLHSEQRHAFFYCAIALVQHATDPTPIIATGKFDGRISASASGKEGFGYDPIFYVIEHQCTAAQLPATIKNTISHRAKALNELRALTPNLYEQ, from the coding sequence ATGAAAGAAATCATTCTTGCTACCTCCAACTCAGGAAAAATAAAAGAATTTCAATATTTATTAGCTCCTGTCCAATGCATTGCCCAGAATACTTTAGGAATACCCAGTCCAGAGGAAAATGGATTAAGTTTCATAGAAAATGCCCTCATCAAAGCCAGGCATGCAAGTTTGTTAGCTAATAAACCTGCTTTGGCAGATGATTCAGGGTTAGTAGTTACCGCTTTGAACGGAGAGCCTGGTATTTTTTCCTCACGTTATGCGGGAGTGGATGCCACAGATCAAGACAACATCGATTTACTCTTAGCAAATATGGCTCATTTACACTCGGAACAAAGGCACGCCTTTTTTTATTGTGCGATTGCTCTGGTTCAACACGCTACAGATCCTACCCCCATAATTGCTACAGGTAAATTCGATGGCCGCATCAGTGCCAGTGCGTCAGGTAAAGAAGGTTTTGGATATGACCCGATATTTTATGTTATTGAACACCAATGCACAGCAGCTCAATTACCTGCTACTATAAAAAATACCATCAGTCATCGCGCAAAGGCACTAAACGAACTACGCGCCCTTACTCCGAATTTATATGAACAGTGA
- a CDS encoding tetratricopeptide repeat protein: MNSEIEALFAKAYKLQYEGQYAHAISLYKNILTQLPDHPEALHFLGLTYAQSGDMENSLLYLTQALTVHPDEPVLLNNLANVYKKIQNYEEAIRYYLQAIELNPEYAQAHNNLATIYALQNNYQHALTHYVKAVNAEPDFSAAHFNLGLLLLRNNQLAAAKTQFNNVISLYPAHTEAQFYLGVLNLEDNLLVEAEQCFQNVIEHDQEHTDALINLGVIALKNEQNQLAVDYFTKALALDNENTDARNNLAATFMHHDRFENALMHYDALLSKDPNNIEYLYNSGVAQMALGHLNEAIIFFEQVLCLQHNHTPSLNNMAAIYLKMDQRETSREYLRQALAINPKDTISKHMLSALSGSKEADTTPEYAQNLFNNYALYYDQHMQGQLNYSIPQHIGRMIHQLELIQINKTLDLGCGTGLTGVVLREISKQLTGVDIAEKMLAHAKEKGIYDVLTQAELTDFLKKHKGNFDLIVAADVLPYFGDLEPLFEAISKHLNMEGFFIFTTEISKTPPWLLEPSARFSHHPDYIKELTERFQFQLVKKEAVPARIQNQQPLEVMLYALKKAKEPQEACTPSL, translated from the coding sequence ATGAACAGTGAAATCGAAGCCCTTTTTGCCAAAGCCTATAAACTGCAATATGAAGGTCAATACGCCCATGCTATTAGCCTTTATAAAAACATCCTGACTCAGCTACCTGACCACCCTGAGGCCTTACATTTCTTAGGCCTGACTTACGCGCAATCTGGGGATATGGAGAACTCCCTGCTATATTTAACACAAGCATTAACGGTTCATCCTGATGAACCAGTTTTACTTAATAATTTGGCTAATGTTTATAAAAAAATCCAAAACTATGAAGAAGCGATTCGTTATTATCTGCAAGCTATTGAACTAAATCCTGAATATGCTCAAGCTCATAATAATTTAGCAACCATTTATGCCTTACAGAATAACTACCAACACGCACTGACTCATTATGTTAAAGCGGTTAATGCAGAGCCAGACTTTAGCGCAGCTCATTTTAATTTAGGTTTACTATTACTCCGGAATAATCAACTTGCAGCAGCTAAAACTCAATTTAATAATGTTATCTCCTTGTACCCTGCCCATACTGAAGCTCAATTTTATTTAGGTGTTTTAAATCTGGAGGACAATTTACTTGTCGAGGCGGAGCAATGCTTTCAGAACGTTATAGAGCACGATCAGGAGCACACAGATGCATTAATAAATTTGGGCGTTATAGCCCTTAAAAATGAGCAGAATCAACTGGCCGTGGACTATTTCACTAAAGCATTGGCATTGGATAATGAGAACACCGATGCTCGTAATAATTTGGCAGCCACCTTCATGCATCATGACCGGTTTGAAAACGCCTTGATGCATTATGATGCATTACTCAGTAAAGATCCCAATAATATAGAATATTTATATAATTCCGGAGTGGCACAAATGGCCTTGGGGCATTTGAATGAAGCCATCATTTTTTTTGAGCAGGTTCTGTGTTTACAGCACAACCACACACCTTCGCTTAATAATATGGCCGCCATTTATCTAAAAATGGATCAAAGAGAAACCTCTCGTGAATACTTAAGACAAGCACTGGCCATTAATCCCAAGGACACCATCAGCAAACATATGCTCAGTGCGCTATCAGGCTCCAAAGAGGCAGATACCACTCCTGAATACGCTCAAAATTTATTTAATAATTATGCTTTATATTATGATCAGCATATGCAGGGACAATTAAACTATTCCATTCCTCAACATATAGGCAGAATGATTCATCAACTCGAACTAATCCAGATTAATAAAACCCTTGATTTGGGATGTGGAACAGGGTTAACCGGAGTCGTTCTGCGTGAGATAAGTAAACAGCTGACCGGGGTGGATATCGCTGAAAAAATGCTGGCACATGCAAAAGAAAAAGGGATTTATGATGTTTTGACCCAAGCAGAATTAACTGATTTTTTAAAAAAACATAAAGGCAATTTTGATTTAATAGTTGCCGCCGACGTTTTGCCTTATTTTGGTGATCTTGAGCCACTTTTTGAAGCGATCTCTAAACACTTAAATATGGAAGGATTTTTTATATTTACAACCGAGATTAGTAAGACACCACCCTGGCTTCTTGAACCCAGTGCTCGTTTTAGCCATCATCCTGATTATATCAAAGAGTTGACCGAACGCTTTCAATTCCAACTGGTTAAAAAAGAAGCTGTTCCCGCTCGTATACAAAACCAACAACCTTTAGAAGTAATGCTTTATGCCTTAAAAAAAGCAAAAGAGCCTCAGGAAGCCTGCACACCCAGTCTGTAG
- a CDS encoding phosphomannomutase/phosphoglucomutase, translating into MIYQQKQINRSVFRAYDIRGVIGKDLDEHGFYSIGLALACYLQKLKRQQIYLAQDGRLTSPDLAAALKKGLLDSGIDVVDLGSVATPVMYYATYTQGIDSGLMVTGSHNPADYNGIKMVLAGKTSTQENIDVLYDLVAEGRRVTGCGKDTVLDVMPGYIERILGDIKIKRPLKVVVDCGNGIAGPIIPQVLRELGCEVIPLYCDVDGRFPNHHPDPTIEANLADLKEAVLTQQADIGLAFDGDADRLGLITNKGEMIWPDRLMMLYARELLGRIPGATVVFDVKCSSHLEKVILEAGGVAKMCPTGHSIVKSVMKEEQAALAGEMSGHLFFKDRWYGFDDALYSACRLLEIISSSALTVSQQFELIPNSINTPELKIAIADEDKFIFMKRFGDEARFSEARIIAIDGLRVEFANGWGLLRASNTTPCLVARFEATDKDNLKQIQHLFKNQIHLVDSQLDLPF; encoded by the coding sequence ATGATTTACCAGCAAAAGCAAATTAACCGTTCAGTGTTCAGAGCTTATGATATTCGAGGGGTAATAGGAAAAGATTTGGATGAGCATGGGTTTTATAGTATTGGCTTAGCCCTGGCTTGCTATTTACAAAAATTAAAACGTCAACAAATCTATCTGGCGCAAGATGGTCGTCTAACCAGTCCGGATTTGGCAGCAGCCTTAAAAAAAGGCTTACTTGATAGTGGCATTGATGTAGTGGATTTGGGCTCAGTTGCCACGCCAGTGATGTACTATGCCACTTATACTCAAGGCATAGACAGTGGTTTAATGGTTACTGGAAGTCACAATCCCGCCGACTATAATGGCATCAAAATGGTTCTTGCCGGTAAAACATCAACGCAAGAAAACATAGATGTCCTCTATGATTTAGTAGCTGAAGGCAGGCGAGTGACTGGTTGTGGCAAAGACACAGTTCTTGATGTGATGCCTGGATATATCGAGCGTATTCTTGGTGATATAAAAATAAAACGACCATTGAAAGTAGTTGTTGATTGTGGAAACGGTATTGCCGGGCCGATTATCCCGCAGGTACTCAGGGAATTGGGTTGTGAGGTTATTCCCTTATACTGTGATGTGGATGGACGATTTCCCAATCATCATCCTGATCCAACTATTGAGGCTAACCTGGCTGATTTGAAAGAAGCGGTTTTGACTCAGCAGGCTGATATAGGTTTGGCTTTTGATGGCGATGCTGATCGTTTGGGTTTGATAACTAACAAGGGTGAAATGATTTGGCCTGATCGTTTGATGATGCTCTATGCCCGCGAGTTGTTAGGACGTATTCCAGGGGCAACTGTAGTTTTTGATGTTAAATGCTCCAGTCACTTGGAAAAAGTCATTTTGGAGGCTGGTGGTGTAGCCAAAATGTGTCCCACAGGTCATTCTATAGTCAAGTCTGTGATGAAGGAAGAGCAAGCTGCTTTAGCTGGCGAGATGAGCGGTCATTTATTTTTCAAAGATCGTTGGTATGGATTTGATGATGCTCTATACAGCGCTTGTCGTTTATTAGAAATTATCAGCTCTTCGGCATTAACTGTGAGTCAGCAGTTCGAACTAATCCCTAACAGTATTAATACTCCTGAATTAAAAATTGCTATAGCAGATGAAGATAAATTTATCTTTATGAAACGCTTCGGTGACGAAGCTCGATTTTCAGAAGCGCGCATTATTGCCATTGATGGTCTGCGAGTTGAATTTGCCAATGGTTGGGGGTTATTACGTGCCTCTAATACAACACCTTGTCTGGTGGCGCGTTTTGAAGCAACCGATAAAGATAATTTAAAACAAATTCAACATTTATTTAAAAACCAAATTCATTTGGTAGATAGTCAGTTGGATTTACCTTTTTAA
- the dut gene encoding dUTP diphosphatase, whose product MLKAIQLKILDSKIGDTIPLPNYATDGSAGLDLRVCITDPIQIAPQETILLPTGLSIYIADPNLAAVILPRSGLGHKNGIVLGNLVGLIDSDYQGELKISCWNRSQEHFTINPGERIAQLVFIPVVQAAFEIVETFTQSSRGEGGFGSSGRH is encoded by the coding sequence ATGTTAAAGGCCATTCAATTAAAAATTCTGGATTCAAAAATTGGGGATACCATTCCTTTACCTAATTATGCCACCGACGGCTCTGCTGGATTGGACTTGCGGGTTTGTATCACTGACCCCATTCAGATAGCACCTCAGGAAACAATTTTGCTACCTACTGGGCTGTCCATTTATATTGCTGATCCTAATCTGGCAGCAGTTATTCTGCCCCGATCCGGATTGGGACATAAAAATGGTATTGTTTTGGGTAATCTCGTGGGGTTAATTGACTCTGATTATCAAGGCGAATTAAAAATTTCCTGTTGGAATCGAAGCCAGGAGCATTTCACAATCAATCCTGGTGAACGCATTGCCCAACTGGTTTTTATACCTGTAGTTCAGGCTGCTTTTGAAATCGTGGAAACATTTACACAAAGCAGCCGAGGCGAAGGTGGATTCGGCAGTTCAGGGAGACACTAA
- the coaBC gene encoding bifunctional phosphopantothenoylcysteine decarboxylase/phosphopantothenate--cysteine ligase CoaBC → MQDFINKKVLLGVCGGIAAYKSAYLVRELTRLGAEVRVVMTQSAQQFISPLLMQAISGNEVRTDLFDTQAERAMGHIELARWADYLLIAPASANYLAKMTQGIADDLLSTLYLVAEIPVIVCPAMNRSMWAHPATKANCFLLQERGVVFVGPEEGAQACGEQGLGRISEAEQVINALRLYDVNQLLAGKNVVITAGPTREAIDPVRYLSNYSSGKMGYAMAEAAAMAGAKVTLISGPTLLPVSAGIELINVESAQSMLDEVMKQMQVDTVFIGTAAVADYQVKSPAAEKVKKKDHAELSLQLTKNKDILSTVAASGTASFVMGFAAETSDLISYAQEKLREKKLDMIVANLVGKGIGFESDVNQVTVITKNKQIELPLTHKVRLAGQIIAILAATLQNGMH, encoded by the coding sequence ATGCAAGATTTTATTAATAAAAAAGTTCTTCTTGGTGTTTGTGGGGGTATTGCTGCCTATAAATCCGCCTACCTGGTGAGAGAGTTAACTCGTCTTGGTGCTGAGGTTCGAGTAGTGATGACCCAGTCAGCACAACAGTTTATTAGTCCTTTATTGATGCAGGCTATATCAGGCAATGAGGTTCGTACTGATTTGTTTGATACTCAGGCGGAGCGTGCTATGGGACATATTGAGTTAGCCCGATGGGCAGATTATTTGCTTATTGCACCAGCCTCTGCTAATTATCTGGCCAAAATGACTCAGGGGATAGCCGACGATTTACTCTCTACGTTATACCTTGTCGCTGAAATTCCTGTCATTGTATGCCCTGCTATGAATCGAAGCATGTGGGCGCATCCTGCTACTAAAGCGAACTGTTTTCTCTTACAAGAGAGAGGCGTGGTATTTGTTGGACCAGAAGAAGGGGCCCAGGCCTGTGGGGAGCAGGGGCTTGGGCGCATTAGTGAGGCTGAACAAGTCATTAATGCATTACGGTTGTATGATGTGAATCAACTACTTGCCGGAAAAAATGTAGTGATCACGGCAGGACCTACCCGTGAGGCTATAGACCCTGTTCGTTATTTAAGCAACTACAGCTCTGGCAAGATGGGTTATGCAATGGCAGAGGCAGCCGCTATGGCAGGAGCGAAAGTCACGTTAATTAGTGGACCCACTCTATTACCCGTTTCTGCGGGTATTGAACTCATTAATGTGGAGTCGGCTCAGTCTATGTTGGATGAGGTAATGAAACAGATGCAAGTGGATACTGTATTTATCGGTACTGCAGCTGTTGCGGATTACCAGGTGAAATCACCTGCGGCAGAAAAAGTGAAGAAAAAAGATCACGCAGAGCTGAGTCTGCAGTTAACCAAAAACAAAGATATTCTTAGTACCGTGGCTGCAAGTGGCACTGCTTCTTTTGTGATGGGCTTTGCTGCTGAAACCTCCGATCTGATTTCTTACGCCCAAGAAAAATTACGCGAAAAAAAACTGGATATGATTGTCGCGAATTTAGTAGGTAAAGGAATTGGGTTTGAAAGCGATGTAAATCAAGTCACAGTGATTACAAAAAATAAGCAAATCGAGTTGCCACTAACCCACAAAGTACGGTTGGCGGGACAAATTATTGCAATCCTCGCTGCAACTCTGCAAAATGGCATGCATTAA
- the radC gene encoding RadC family protein, translating to MTVVQSTRQIDLREKLLTDGAQSLSDVELLAVFISSGNSKQSCLQLAFDLIKHLGDLRAVLNADPQSFKKVHGLGEVRYTQLQAVKEICRRSDFIYLQKEIQITNSKQTYAFLKKKMRDYKNETFAALFLDNQHRIIAYEELFSGTINSATVHPRPIIERVLQLNAAALILAHNHPSGVSDASHQDLAVTQRIKEALELVDARLLDHIIIGDNEVYSIIAESKSACH from the coding sequence ATGACGGTTGTCCAATCAACACGGCAGATAGATCTGCGTGAAAAATTGCTTACTGATGGAGCCCAAAGCCTCTCTGATGTGGAGTTATTAGCAGTTTTTATCAGCTCAGGAAATAGCAAACAATCATGTTTGCAATTAGCCTTCGATCTCATCAAACATTTAGGTGACTTGCGAGCAGTTCTCAATGCGGATCCCCAAAGCTTTAAAAAAGTACACGGATTAGGTGAAGTTCGTTACACTCAACTTCAGGCAGTAAAGGAAATATGCCGGCGTAGTGATTTCATTTACTTACAAAAAGAAATCCAGATAACGAACAGTAAACAAACCTATGCCTTTTTAAAAAAGAAAATGCGTGATTATAAAAATGAAACTTTTGCGGCACTTTTTCTTGATAATCAACACCGCATCATTGCTTATGAAGAATTGTTTTCCGGCACTATTAATTCAGCCACAGTTCATCCAAGACCAATAATTGAACGGGTTCTGCAACTCAATGCGGCAGCCCTAATTCTTGCTCACAATCATCCCTCAGGAGTTTCTGATGCCAGTCATCAGGACCTGGCAGTTACCCAACGAATCAAAGAGGCTTTGGAATTGGTGGACGCACGATTACTCGACCACATCATCATAGGTGATAATGAGGTGTACTCCATTATTGCTGAAAGTAAATCAGCATGTCATTAA